In one window of Halorubrum sp. BV1 DNA:
- the idi gene encoding isopentenyl-diphosphate Delta-isomerase, protein MSSEDAGDAENVGGAALDDGGDTAGDDPDAADAAPAHENANQDVIAVDPDDVEQGTVNRLDAHTGDGIRHRAFTCLVFDTDGRILLAQRAPTKRLWDGHWDGTVASHPVEGQSQEDATAQRLEEELGITPDQYDDLRMTDKFEYKRYYPHEGVEWEVCAVLKVTLSDTDLDPDDEEIGGMLWVDYEHLHENPALYRQLRLCPWFEIAMRRDFA, encoded by the coding sequence ATGAGCTCCGAGGACGCGGGCGACGCCGAGAACGTCGGTGGAGCCGCACTAGACGACGGCGGTGACACCGCCGGAGACGACCCCGACGCGGCAGACGCCGCACCGGCCCACGAGAACGCGAACCAGGACGTGATCGCCGTCGACCCCGACGACGTCGAACAGGGAACCGTGAATCGGCTCGACGCCCACACCGGCGACGGGATACGACACCGCGCGTTCACCTGCCTCGTGTTCGACACCGACGGGCGCATCCTGCTCGCCCAGCGCGCGCCGACGAAGCGGCTCTGGGACGGCCACTGGGATGGCACCGTCGCCTCCCATCCCGTCGAGGGACAGTCTCAGGAGGACGCGACCGCACAGCGGCTCGAAGAGGAACTGGGCATCACGCCGGATCAGTACGACGACCTCCGAATGACTGATAAGTTCGAGTACAAGCGGTACTACCCCCACGAGGGCGTCGAGTGGGAGGTCTGTGCGGTGTTGAAGGTCACGCTTTCGGACACCGATCTCGACCCCGACGACGAGGAGATCGGCGGGATGCTGTGGGTCGATTACGAACACCTCCACGAGAACCCGGCGCTGTACCGCCAGCTGCGGCTGTGCCCGTGGTTCGAGATCGCGATGCGGCGCGACTTCGCCTGA
- a CDS encoding DUF2064 domain-containing protein: MTVVVVLANPPREGLVATGLAESTPLSTAEAAELYEALFRDAVLAVDRSGGDLLVNYPDDDDLSAEHRTDTTPEAELRTLVADTLGGTGDVRFERQVGSSFGARAGNTVTHLLREENADSVAVVTPQAPLLSRTLVDSAAMKLRTNEVVLGPSTRGRTYYAGFTEPIDFEGAFDAPSLPTLAARGRDAGLDVEFVEPSPSMVDGDDLLDALPVLRARFTAQRVVPDYTAAFVHEHGLDVVVGDGEARVVRE; the protein is encoded by the coding sequence ATGACCGTCGTCGTCGTGCTGGCGAATCCGCCCCGCGAGGGGCTCGTCGCGACCGGGCTCGCGGAGTCGACTCCGCTGTCGACCGCCGAGGCCGCAGAACTGTACGAGGCGTTGTTCCGCGACGCCGTGCTCGCGGTCGACCGCTCCGGCGGCGACCTCCTCGTCAACTACCCGGACGATGACGACCTGTCGGCCGAGCACCGCACCGACACGACTCCCGAGGCCGAACTCCGAACGCTTGTCGCCGACACGCTCGGCGGCACCGGCGACGTCCGCTTCGAGCGACAGGTCGGCTCGTCGTTCGGCGCGCGCGCCGGAAACACCGTCACGCACCTTCTGCGCGAGGAGAACGCCGACTCCGTCGCGGTCGTCACGCCGCAAGCGCCGCTGCTGTCGCGCACCCTCGTCGACTCGGCCGCGATGAAGCTCCGGACGAACGAGGTCGTGCTCGGTCCCTCGACCCGCGGTCGGACCTACTACGCGGGGTTCACCGAGCCGATCGACTTCGAGGGGGCGTTCGACGCGCCCAGTCTCCCGACGCTCGCGGCCCGTGGACGCGACGCCGGCCTCGACGTCGAGTTCGTCGAGCCCTCGCCGTCGATGGTCGACGGCGACGACCTGCTCGACGCGCTACCCGTGTTGCGCGCGCGGTTCACCGCCCAGCGGGTCGTGCCCGACTACACCGCCGCGTTCGTCCACGAGCACGGGCTCGACGTGGTCGTCGGGGACGGTGAGGCGCGCGTCGTACGCGAGTAA
- a CDS encoding rhomboid family intramembrane serine protease translates to MVTGVAFSDAAHLGVGLTLVAVAVLAVYAVDRPDGAWTRALRTRFLYGVPWGTLVSIAVVVGVYLFVQDGISNPYRPVTIPFRSWSYFYAEGLFWAGLAHSGLGHLTGNLFSALVAGSIAEYAYGHAPGGRDRRRTASIADNLLDASARDGPLVSNPYVRAFVVVPGAILGFAVLSSLFALGPVIGFSTAVFALWGFALVHYPVRSLAALTGPTLASVAYWTLRSPVAVGEATGSYGPPGWANVAVQGHALGLIVGALAAVWLVRRRREHGSAPVSGRDTGSRVPTDADRSGVAALAAFGGVLLFGASRRLWAVYWYLGNERFELYRALGLGLLAVLAGVVAVAAAGRDEPIWPGRAVSHPETVRDAVRSATPAAVGLLCLLAALAAVAGPAVLPNLVAVDGGDDLPGDPIEVDGYQITYAETVENRLVSAVDVKAFGRSTSVNTSGVIVANPDREIWTTAVSRGNLAFWGYRAVDVGGTGWRETVWVQRTGWVAAGGGPTYRVDAVRNETRSTLFVGAPARVEGHLDGRQILVAAVDGGFELRVGHDGWTETAPLPARNESVRVRGISFVREETRVYAERGETRILVARQERYEGRQ, encoded by the coding sequence ATGGTGACTGGGGTGGCGTTCTCGGACGCCGCGCACCTCGGCGTCGGGCTCACGCTCGTCGCTGTCGCGGTGCTTGCCGTGTACGCGGTCGATCGGCCCGATGGCGCGTGGACGCGCGCGCTGCGAACGCGGTTCCTCTACGGCGTCCCGTGGGGCACGCTCGTCTCGATCGCGGTCGTCGTCGGAGTCTACCTGTTCGTCCAGGACGGGATCTCAAACCCCTATCGTCCAGTCACGATCCCGTTCCGGTCGTGGTCGTACTTTTACGCCGAGGGGCTCTTCTGGGCCGGGCTCGCACACTCCGGACTGGGACACCTCACCGGCAACCTATTTTCTGCGCTCGTCGCGGGAAGCATCGCCGAGTACGCGTATGGTCACGCGCCGGGCGGTCGGGACCGCCGCCGCACCGCCTCCATCGCGGACAACCTCCTCGACGCGTCCGCGCGCGACGGGCCGCTCGTCTCGAACCCGTACGTTCGCGCGTTCGTCGTCGTTCCGGGCGCGATACTCGGGTTCGCGGTGCTCTCGTCGCTTTTCGCGCTCGGTCCGGTGATCGGCTTCTCGACGGCCGTCTTCGCGCTCTGGGGGTTCGCGCTGGTCCACTACCCGGTCCGCTCGCTGGCGGCGCTGACCGGACCGACGCTCGCGAGCGTCGCCTACTGGACGCTCCGCAGTCCGGTGGCGGTCGGCGAGGCGACCGGCTCGTACGGCCCGCCGGGGTGGGCGAACGTCGCCGTGCAGGGCCACGCACTCGGGCTGATCGTCGGGGCACTCGCCGCGGTGTGGCTCGTCCGCCGGCGACGCGAGCACGGTTCTGCCCCGGTCTCCGGTCGGGACACCGGCTCCCGCGTCCCCACCGACGCCGATCGGTCCGGGGTCGCCGCGCTCGCCGCGTTCGGCGGCGTTCTGCTGTTCGGCGCATCGCGCCGGCTCTGGGCTGTGTACTGGTACCTCGGGAACGAGCGGTTCGAGCTGTACCGCGCGCTCGGCCTCGGGTTACTCGCCGTGCTCGCGGGCGTCGTCGCGGTCGCGGCCGCCGGACGCGACGAGCCGATATGGCCGGGTCGTGCCGTCTCTCACCCCGAGACGGTTCGAGACGCCGTCCGGTCAGCGACGCCGGCCGCGGTCGGCCTGCTCTGTCTCCTCGCCGCGCTCGCCGCCGTCGCCGGGCCGGCCGTTCTCCCGAACCTCGTGGCCGTCGACGGCGGCGACGACCTGCCGGGCGATCCGATCGAGGTCGACGGGTACCAGATCACCTACGCTGAAACCGTCGAGAATCGGCTCGTGAGCGCCGTCGACGTCAAGGCGTTCGGGCGGTCGACGTCGGTGAACACTTCGGGGGTGATCGTCGCGAACCCCGACCGAGAGATATGGACCACAGCTGTCTCACGGGGGAATCTGGCGTTCTGGGGCTACCGCGCCGTCGACGTAGGCGGGACAGGCTGGCGCGAGACCGTCTGGGTCCAGCGGACCGGGTGGGTCGCGGCCGGCGGGGGACCGACGTACCGGGTCGACGCGGTTCGGAACGAGACACGCTCGACCCTGTTTGTCGGCGCTCCGGCCCGTGTGGAGGGGCACCTCGACGGACGTCAGATCCTCGTAGCGGCGGTCGACGGCGGGTTCGAACTCCGGGTTGGTCACGACGGATGGACGGAGACCGCACCGCTGCCCGCGAGAAACGAGTCGGTCAGGGTCCGGGGGATCTCGTTCGTGCGGGAGGAGACTCGCGTGTACGCCGAACGGGGCGAGACGCGGATACTCGTCGCCCGACAGGAGCGGTACGAAGGCCGGCAGTAG
- a CDS encoding METTL5 family protein, with amino-acid sequence MTSKRSLAAKLGVVTGFENPQAALEQYPTPPELAAHVVHLADLHDDIDGRTVLDLGTGTGMFALAAALRGPARVIGVELDREALTTATENDRRVAASAPVHWIQADATRLPLTVPDPVTVVMNPPFGAQDGNRNADRGFLSTASRIADVSYSVHNAGSREFVEAFAADEGGEVTHAFAADFAIDAQFDHHTETSREIDAEVYRIEWR; translated from the coding sequence ATGACGTCGAAACGCTCGCTCGCAGCCAAGCTAGGCGTCGTCACGGGATTCGAGAACCCTCAAGCGGCCCTCGAACAGTATCCGACGCCACCGGAGCTGGCCGCCCACGTCGTTCACCTCGCAGACCTCCACGACGACATCGACGGGCGGACCGTCCTCGATCTCGGCACCGGAACGGGGATGTTCGCGCTCGCTGCGGCCCTCCGCGGTCCCGCCCGCGTGATCGGCGTCGAACTCGACCGAGAAGCGCTGACGACCGCGACAGAGAACGACCGTCGCGTCGCGGCGAGCGCTCCCGTCCACTGGATTCAGGCCGACGCGACTCGGCTCCCGCTCACGGTACCCGATCCCGTCACCGTCGTGATGAACCCGCCGTTCGGCGCACAGGACGGAAACCGAAACGCCGACCGCGGCTTCCTTTCGACCGCGAGCCGCATCGCGGACGTCTCCTACTCGGTTCACAACGCCGGGAGCCGAGAGTTCGTCGAGGCGTTCGCGGCCGACGAGGGCGGCGAGGTGACGCACGCGTTCGCGGCCGACTTCGCGATCGACGCCCAGTTCGACCACCACACCGAGACCTCCCGCGAGATCGACGCCGAGGTGTACCGGATCGAGTGGCGCTGA
- a CDS encoding transcription initiation factor IIB family protein, with product MERPSRQRQQERDTERESDEETLSCPECDSTEIVTDADQELVCEDCGLVLDEQNIDRGPEWRAFNHSERQSKSRVGAPITETMHDKGLTTTIDWKDKDAYGRSLSSEKRSQMHRLRKWQERIRTKDAGERNLQFALSEIDRMASALGVPRSVREVASVIYRRALNEDLIRGRSIEGVSTAALYAACRQEGIPRSLDEVADVSRVPQKEIGRTYRYISQELGLELKPVDPKQFVPRFASALQLSEEVQSKATEIIDVSAEQGLLSGKSPTGFAAAAIYAASLLCNEKKTQREVADVAQVTEVTIRNRYQEQIEAMGFR from the coding sequence ATGGAACGTCCGAGCCGTCAGCGCCAACAGGAGCGGGACACGGAGCGAGAGTCGGACGAGGAGACCCTCTCGTGTCCGGAGTGTGACTCGACGGAGATCGTCACCGACGCCGACCAAGAGCTCGTCTGTGAGGACTGCGGGCTGGTGCTCGACGAACAGAACATCGACCGCGGCCCGGAGTGGCGGGCGTTCAACCACTCGGAGCGGCAGTCGAAGTCGCGCGTCGGCGCGCCGATCACGGAGACGATGCACGACAAGGGGCTGACGACGACGATAGACTGGAAGGACAAAGACGCGTACGGGCGGTCGCTCTCCTCGGAGAAGCGGTCGCAGATGCACCGGCTGCGCAAGTGGCAAGAGCGGATCCGAACGAAGGACGCGGGCGAGCGGAACCTCCAGTTTGCGCTCTCTGAGATCGACCGGATGGCGAGCGCGCTCGGCGTGCCGCGTTCCGTGCGCGAGGTGGCCTCGGTGATCTACCGCCGCGCGTTGAACGAGGACCTGATCCGCGGCCGCTCCATCGAAGGCGTCTCGACCGCCGCCCTCTACGCCGCCTGTCGTCAGGAGGGGATCCCCCGCTCGCTCGACGAGGTCGCAGACGTCTCTCGCGTCCCGCAAAAGGAGATCGGCCGGACGTACCGGTACATCTCACAGGAGCTCGGCTTGGAACTGAAACCCGTCGACCCCAAGCAGTTCGTCCCCCGGTTCGCCTCCGCGCTCCAGCTCTCCGAGGAGGTCCAGTCGAAGGCGACGGAGATCATCGACGTCTCCGCAGAACAGGGACTGCTCTCGGGGAAATCCCCGACCGGATTCGCCGCCGCGGCGATCTACGCCGCGTCGCTTCTGTGCAACGAGAAGAAGACCCAACGCGAGGTCGCAGACGTCGCGCAAGTGACGGAAGTCACCATCCGAAACCGGTATCAAGAGCAGATCGAAGCGATGGGATTCAGGTAG
- a CDS encoding universal stress protein, producing the protein MYSQILVPTDGSPASDAAIEHALDLAAQYDARVHALYVVDGSAYSSLEAGAELVVEALEEEGTEATDRVADAAAEADVDCETTVATGTAYQSIRDYVDSNDIDMIVMGTHGRKGLDRYLLGSVTERVVRTADVPVLTVRQPADE; encoded by the coding sequence ATGTATTCGCAGATCCTCGTTCCGACCGACGGCAGTCCAGCGTCCGACGCGGCGATCGAACACGCGCTCGATCTCGCTGCGCAGTACGACGCGCGAGTTCACGCGCTCTACGTGGTCGACGGGAGCGCGTACTCCTCGCTCGAAGCCGGCGCGGAACTCGTCGTCGAGGCGCTCGAAGAGGAGGGCACGGAGGCGACGGACCGCGTCGCCGACGCCGCGGCGGAAGCCGACGTCGACTGCGAGACGACCGTCGCTACGGGAACCGCCTACCAGTCTATCCGCGACTACGTGGACTCAAACGATATCGACATGATCGTCATGGGTACCCACGGTCGGAAGGGACTCGACCGATACCTCCTCGGCAGCGTCACGGAGCGGGTCGTTCGGACCGCGGATGTCCCCGTACTGACCGTTCGACAGCCAGCGGATGAGTAG
- a CDS encoding AMP-binding protein yields the protein MRDWLSHRVVSSPDETALVRAEDGESWTYTDLDRLVSETAGRLVARGIAEGDRVGVLTPPYVGTVGLVHAAMRIGATFVPLGPDLTGHELRERVEQTDLSAVVCAEPTEDAACAAVDDVPDTPVYSVDEPTNDAVEAVHAVEPEPVDPVEWGISDHLCLLFTSGTTGEPKGVPLTAGNVYSSAVASAFRLGMEPDDRWLVSLSLHHMGGLAPVYRSVLYGTTLVLRERFRPGETADDIDAYDVTGVSLVPTMLTQMLDRRGTLSDSLRAVLLGGAPAPDDLLERCRDYSVPAYPTYGMTESASQIATATPTQTAGRLGTVGRPLFGTSVTIVDEDGTPVDSGETGEIVVDGPTITPGYVAPDDPTRLDRSAFGDYGLHTGDVGRIDDDGFLYVLNRLDDRIITGGENVEPGEVLDALHAVPGIDEAAVVGLDDDVWGERVAALLVAEPEVVSAPTDDVASESDDGDTVGDASTDEDDHDAERAPAAGAGGPATVDDERLLSVLRTRLAGFKIPKTIAYAEELPRTVSGTVDRAAVRETLRERGYDPRDGPEAELETAGFEPADPAEPPESGSDAGRRPEASATDAEGDDRAGGSADDRETDGGGSESTRGDEDGDGDGDGADSAGDTERASDGGGVTDASGDDGDSADGVDDGDSADEADDGGADGR from the coding sequence ATGCGGGACTGGCTGTCTCACCGCGTCGTCTCCTCGCCAGACGAGACGGCACTCGTTCGGGCCGAAGACGGCGAGTCGTGGACGTACACCGATCTCGACCGCTTGGTCTCCGAGACGGCGGGCCGGCTCGTCGCGCGTGGCATCGCCGAGGGCGACCGGGTCGGAGTGCTCACGCCGCCGTACGTCGGAACGGTCGGGCTCGTCCACGCGGCGATGCGAATCGGCGCGACGTTCGTCCCGCTCGGGCCGGACCTCACCGGACACGAGTTGCGCGAGCGCGTCGAGCAGACCGACCTGTCGGCCGTCGTCTGTGCGGAGCCGACGGAGGACGCCGCGTGTGCCGCGGTCGACGACGTCCCGGATACGCCGGTGTACTCGGTTGATGAACCCACGAACGACGCCGTCGAGGCCGTTCACGCCGTCGAACCGGAGCCGGTCGACCCGGTCGAGTGGGGGATCTCCGATCACCTCTGTCTGCTTTTCACCTCCGGCACGACGGGTGAGCCGAAGGGCGTGCCGCTCACTGCCGGAAACGTGTACAGCTCTGCCGTCGCGTCCGCGTTTAGGCTCGGCATGGAACCAGACGACCGGTGGCTCGTCTCTCTGTCGTTACACCACATGGGCGGGCTCGCACCGGTGTACCGCTCGGTGCTGTACGGGACGACACTCGTGCTTCGCGAGCGGTTCCGGCCCGGCGAGACAGCGGACGACATCGACGCCTACGACGTGACCGGCGTGTCGCTCGTCCCGACGATGCTCACGCAGATGCTCGACAGGCGCGGGACGCTCTCGGACTCGCTCCGCGCCGTGCTTCTCGGCGGCGCGCCCGCCCCTGACGACCTGCTCGAACGGTGTCGCGACTACTCGGTGCCGGCGTACCCGACGTACGGGATGACCGAGTCCGCGTCGCAGATCGCCACCGCGACGCCGACGCAGACGGCGGGTCGGCTCGGGACCGTGGGTCGCCCTCTGTTCGGCACCAGCGTGACGATCGTCGACGAGGACGGAACGCCGGTCGACTCGGGAGAGACGGGCGAAATCGTCGTCGACGGGCCGACGATCACCCCGGGATACGTCGCTCCCGACGATCCGACGCGGCTTGATCGTTCGGCGTTCGGCGACTACGGGTTACACACCGGAGACGTCGGCCGCATCGACGACGACGGGTTCCTGTACGTGCTCAACCGTCTCGACGATCGGATCATCACGGGCGGCGAGAACGTCGAACCCGGCGAGGTGCTCGACGCGCTCCACGCCGTTCCGGGGATCGACGAGGCGGCCGTCGTCGGCCTCGACGACGACGTGTGGGGCGAACGCGTCGCCGCGCTGCTCGTCGCCGAGCCCGAGGTCGTCAGCGCCCCAACCGACGATGTCGCTTCCGAGAGTGACGACGGCGACACTGTCGGAGACGCTTCGACCGACGAGGACGACCACGACGCCGAGCGCGCGCCGGCAGCCGGCGCGGGCGGACCGGCGACCGTGGACGACGAGCGGCTCCTCTCGGTCCTTCGGACGCGACTCGCCGGATTCAAGATCCCGAAGACGATCGCGTACGCCGAGGAGCTCCCGCGGACGGTTTCGGGGACCGTCGACAGGGCGGCGGTCAGAGAGACGCTCCGGGAGCGCGGCTACGACCCGCGGGACGGACCGGAAGCCGAACTAGAGACCGCGGGATTCGAACCGGCTGACCCGGCAGAGCCCCCGGAGTCAGGGAGCGACGCCGGACGCCGGCCGGAAGCGAGCGCGACCGACGCGGAGGGCGATGACCGCGCCGGCGGGTCGGCCGACGACCGTGAGACGGACGGAGGCGGATCGGAGAGCACCCGGGGCGACGAGGACGGAGACGGAGATGGAGACGGAGCCGATAGCGCGGGCGACACCGAGCGAGCGAGCGACGGCGGCGGTGTCACGGACGCGTCCGGAGACGACGGTGACTCCGCAGACGGGGTCGACGACGGTGACTCCGCAGACGAGGCCGACGACGGCGGGGCCGACGGACGCTGA
- a CDS encoding bifunctional methylenetetrahydrofolate dehydrogenase/methenyltetrahydrofolate cyclohydrolase, protein MTESIDEAEIIDGNAVASDVREAVAGHVETLDAAGVTPGLATVLMSDDPASETYVSMKQRDCEEVGIEGIHVEIDADAPADELYDTIDELNRREDVHGILVQLPVPDHVDKRSVLRQINPEKDVDGFHPENVGRLVAGDARFKPCTPHGVQKLLDAYDVETEGADAVVVGRSDIVGKPMANLLIQKSPVGNATTTVCHSRTEDLEGKLADADLVIAAAGIPEFVDGSMIKPGATVIDVGINRVDADTEKGYALVGDVDYDSASEVAGAITPVPGGVGPMTRAMLLYNTVKAAGLQHGVDLDLD, encoded by the coding sequence ATGACCGAGTCCATCGACGAAGCCGAGATCATCGACGGAAACGCCGTCGCTTCCGACGTGCGCGAGGCGGTCGCGGGCCACGTCGAGACGCTCGACGCAGCCGGCGTGACACCGGGGCTCGCCACCGTGCTGATGAGCGACGATCCCGCGAGCGAGACGTACGTGTCGATGAAACAGCGCGACTGCGAGGAGGTCGGGATCGAGGGGATACACGTCGAGATCGACGCCGACGCTCCCGCCGACGAGCTGTACGACACCATCGACGAGTTGAACCGGAGAGAGGACGTCCACGGCATCCTCGTTCAGCTTCCCGTCCCGGACCACGTCGACAAGCGGAGCGTGCTGCGCCAGATCAACCCCGAGAAGGATGTTGACGGGTTCCATCCTGAGAACGTCGGGCGGCTCGTCGCCGGCGACGCCCGGTTCAAGCCCTGCACCCCGCACGGGGTGCAGAAGCTGCTCGACGCGTACGACGTGGAGACCGAGGGGGCCGACGCGGTCGTCGTCGGTCGCTCGGACATCGTCGGGAAGCCGATGGCGAACCTCCTGATACAGAAGTCGCCGGTCGGCAACGCCACCACGACCGTCTGTCACTCGCGCACCGAGGACTTGGAGGGGAAGCTGGCCGACGCAGATCTGGTGATCGCGGCCGCGGGGATCCCGGAGTTCGTCGACGGCTCGATGATCAAGCCCGGCGCGACCGTGATCGACGTCGGTATCAACCGCGTCGACGCGGACACGGAGAAGGGGTACGCGCTCGTCGGCGACGTCGACTACGACTCCGCGAGCGAGGTCGCGGGCGCGATAACGCCGGTTCCCGGCGGCGTCGGTCCGATGACGCGCGCGATGCTGTTGTACAACACGGTGAAGGCGGCCGGGTTACAACACGGCGTCGACCTCGACCTCGACTGA
- a CDS encoding fumarylacetoacetate hydrolase family protein, with the protein MRLARLLTPDGPVSGRYEDGTIVAEEGRYEVGRDGRLLPPCDPSALYCVGRNYVETLDQMEYERPEEPDFFIKPPTSLLAHGEAIRYPDWTDELTYAGELVAVIDERCRDLDPEDVPDVVRGYTIMNDVDALDQQGRTARKAFDGSGPLGPWIETDVDPTNLDISTTVGGELRQDANTELMLFGPHEIVAYLSERFTFEPGDCVAFGSPANPGLVEPGETVEITYEGVGTLSNRVVEP; encoded by the coding sequence ATGCGACTCGCACGCCTGCTCACGCCCGACGGACCGGTGTCCGGACGCTACGAGGACGGGACGATCGTCGCCGAAGAGGGCCGCTACGAGGTCGGTCGCGACGGCCGCCTGCTCCCGCCGTGTGACCCGAGCGCGCTCTACTGCGTCGGTCGGAACTACGTCGAGACGCTTGATCAGATGGAGTACGAGCGCCCCGAGGAGCCGGACTTCTTCATCAAGCCGCCGACGAGCCTGCTCGCGCACGGCGAGGCGATCCGCTACCCCGACTGGACGGACGAACTGACCTACGCCGGCGAGCTCGTCGCCGTGATAGACGAGCGGTGTCGTGACCTCGACCCCGAGGACGTGCCGGACGTCGTCCGCGGATACACGATCATGAACGACGTCGACGCGCTCGACCAGCAGGGACGGACCGCGCGCAAGGCGTTCGACGGATCGGGACCGCTCGGTCCGTGGATCGAGACCGACGTGGACCCGACGAACCTCGACATCTCGACCACGGTCGGCGGCGAACTGCGGCAGGACGCCAACACCGAACTGATGTTGTTCGGCCCCCACGAGATCGTCGCGTACCTCTCGGAGCGGTTCACGTTCGAACCCGGCGACTGCGTCGCGTTCGGGAGCCCGGCGAACCCCGGCTTAGTCGAGCCTGGCGAGACGGTCGAGATAACGTATGAGGGCGTGGGAACGCTGTCGAACCGCGTCGTCGAGCCGTAG
- a CDS encoding ubiquitin-like small modifier protein 1 yields MEIELRFFATFREAAGGKTVEESFADGSTVGEVLRELEAEYEGMAGRLIVDGELAPQINVLKNGREVLHLDGLDTSLADGDRLSVFPPVAGGV; encoded by the coding sequence ATGGAGATCGAACTGCGATTTTTCGCCACGTTTCGCGAGGCCGCCGGCGGGAAGACCGTCGAGGAGTCGTTCGCTGATGGCTCGACCGTCGGCGAGGTGTTACGCGAGTTAGAAGCGGAGTACGAGGGGATGGCCGGTCGACTGATCGTCGACGGCGAGTTGGCCCCGCAGATCAACGTCCTAAAGAACGGACGAGAGGTGCTGCACCTCGACGGCCTCGACACGTCGCTTGCCGACGGCGACAGGCTCTCCGTGTTCCCGCCTGTCGCGGGTGGCGTATGA
- a CDS encoding phosphate uptake regulator PhoU, which translates to METRKVQVTGGSTYTVSIPKTWATDNDVEAGTEIEFHPDGDSLFLTPRSESERTRGTLDISDLSGQALARAVTTMYVSGFDTIELTSQDITTEQRSMIRDAVQSLVGLEVLEETRDTVVIQDLLDSSELSIHNAVTRMRLISLSMLEDAIAALSDHDHDLARDVIGRDDDLDRLWLVVSRIFRATLRTPKAVKELGLPREACFDYHSSARQLERIGDHATKIAHLTLNIEDPLPDDVVDAVDDLHADAVEVIDTAMDALFDEDSESATRRANEARTGVRAIDERVRAIDELLRDLDPARAQLLGLVVDSVLRSADYGGNIAETALQKAAPTP; encoded by the coding sequence ATGGAGACGAGGAAGGTGCAGGTCACCGGCGGCTCGACGTACACGGTCTCGATTCCGAAGACGTGGGCGACCGACAACGACGTCGAGGCCGGAACCGAAATCGAGTTCCACCCGGACGGTGACTCGCTGTTTCTCACGCCGCGGTCCGAGTCGGAGCGAACTCGCGGGACGCTCGATATCTCGGATCTGTCTGGACAGGCGCTCGCTCGGGCCGTGACGACCATGTACGTCAGCGGATTCGACACCATCGAGCTGACGAGCCAAGACATCACCACAGAGCAGCGGTCGATGATCCGGGACGCGGTACAGAGCCTCGTCGGACTAGAGGTGCTAGAGGAGACGCGTGACACGGTCGTTATCCAAGACCTCCTCGATTCCTCAGAGCTGTCGATCCACAACGCGGTCACGCGCATGCGGCTGATCTCGCTTTCGATGCTCGAAGACGCGATCGCCGCGCTCTCAGACCACGACCACGACCTCGCCCGCGACGTGATCGGCCGCGACGACGATCTCGACCGGCTGTGGCTCGTCGTCTCACGGATCTTCCGGGCGACGCTTCGCACGCCGAAGGCCGTGAAAGAACTCGGACTCCCGCGTGAGGCGTGTTTCGACTACCACTCCAGCGCCCGGCAACTGGAGCGGATCGGCGACCACGCGACGAAGATCGCACACCTAACGTTGAACATCGAAGACCCGCTTCCCGACGACGTCGTCGACGCCGTCGACGACCTCCACGCGGACGCCGTCGAGGTGATAGACACAGCCATGGACGCGCTGTTCGACGAGGACAGCGAATCGGCCACACGGCGCGCGAACGAGGCTCGGACGGGCGTCAGAGCGATCGACGAGCGCGTGCGCGCCATCGACGAACTGCTCCGAGATCTCGACCCGGCCCGCGCCCAACTGCTCGGGCTCGTCGTGGACTCGGTGCTCCGGTCGGCCGACTACGGCGGAAACATCGCGGAGACGGCCCTCCAGAAGGCGGCTCCGACGCCGTGA